One genomic segment of Falco peregrinus isolate bFalPer1 chromosome 7, bFalPer1.pri, whole genome shotgun sequence includes these proteins:
- the GDF7 gene encoding growth/differentiation factor 7 has translation MRLRAAAAAALCLCLLGACRLRRGLEAAAVRGPSAAAPQRPSAAAPSSASSSSSAAAASPFSSPSRRDGALRNGTVVPHHYMVALYQRLAARRAPGRRADTVTGFAERARSDASPSAPEQRYLFDISSLPEAEEVTGAELRVLRSLPENRSLALSPEGTFHHLLLSTCPAWDGEEPQLLDSRAADILDAGSSRWEVFDVWEALRDQRQRSLSGKLLCFLLRIVSDQSGRLLPPWQLGFSKPRPQPHERALLVAFSRTQRKENLFKEIRDKIKALGSPPFLEPPDPGQEAYPKRRKRRTTIPARSGGRGHGKKAKTRCSRKPLHVNFKELGWDDWIIAPLDYEAYHCEGVCDFPLRSHLEPTNHAIIQTLMNSMDPESTPPSCCVPSKLSPISILYIDSGNNVVYKQYEDMVVETCGCR, from the exons ATGCgcctccgcgccgccgccgccgccgccctctgcctctgcctgctgggcGCCTGCCGCCTCCGCCGCGGGCTGGAGGCTGCCGCCGTGCGCGGCCCGTCGGCGGCCGCTCCCCAGCGACCCTCGGCAGCCGCGCCttcctccgcctcctcctcctcctccgccgccgccgcctcccccttctcctccccgTCGCGGAGAGACGGGGCTCTCCGCAACGGCACCGTGGTGCCGCACCACTACATGGTGGCCCTCTACCAGCGCCtggccgcccgccgcgcccccggccgccgcgccgACACGGTGACGGGCTTCGCGGAGCGGGCGCGCAGCG ATGCCTCCCCATCTGCCCCTGAGCAGCGATACCTCTTCGACATCTCCAGCCTGCCCGAGGCAGAGGAGGTGACAGGCGCAGAGCTGCGGGTCCTGCGCTCCCTCCCTGAGAACCGGAGCTTGGCCCTGTCCCCTGAAGGCACcttccaccacctcctcctctccacctGCCCAGCCTGGGATGGCGAGGAGCCCCAGCTGCTGGACTCTAGAGCTGCAGACATTTTGGATGCGGGCTCCTCCAGATGGGAGGTGTTTGATGTCTGGGAAGCCCTGCGGGATCAGAGGCAGAGGTCTCTCTCGGGCAAGCTGCTGTGCTTCCTGCTGAGGATCGTCTCGGATCAGTCGGGGCGGCTCCTGCCCCCCTGGCAGCTGGGCTTCAGCAAGCCCCGGCCACAGCCCCATGAGCGAGCCCTGCTTGTGGCCTTCTCCCGcacacagaggaaggagaacCTCTTCAAGGAGATCCGGGATAAGATCAAggccctgggcagccccccCTTCCTAGAGCCCCCCGATCCTGGCCAGGAGGCATACCCCAAGCGGAGGAAGAGACGGACCACCATCCCTGCCCGGTCTGGAGGCAGAGGCCACGGGAAGAAGGCGAAGACCCGCTGCAGCCGGAAGCCCCTGCACGTGAACTTcaaggagctgggctgggacgACTGGATAATTGCCCCCCTGGATTATGAGGCATATCACTGCGAGGGGGTCTGTGACTTCCCCCTGCGCTCCCATCTGGAGCCCACCAACCATGCCATCATCCAGACCCTGATGAACTCCATGGACCCGGAGTCTActccccccagctgctgtgtGCCCTCCAAGCTCAGCCCCATCAGCATCCTCTACATAGACTCTGGGAACAATGTGGTTTACAAACAGTATGAGGACATGGTCGTGGAGACGTGTGGCTGCAGGTAG